A segment of the Leptolyngbya sp. NIES-3755 genome:
CCAGAACATCTAACGGATTGATCGGACGAATTCCAGGTGTGAGTGACGGTTCACCATGTCCGTAGAGAGCTTGCAGAGCAAATCGGCAGGCGTAAACTTTTCCACCTTCTGCCATGAACTTGGTTAGCTGATCGTTAAAGTTCTGATGTCCAGGAAAAGCAGAGTCACCGAGCTTTGGAAATCCGCGCTGTACGCCGAGTGTGACTCCAGGACCATACAGCAAAATTGAAGTCTCAAAACCTTTCCGCAGGAGACGAGTGGCTTGGAGCAAATTCACGAAACCGATCGAGCCTTCAAAAGCAACCGTATGGAACGTCACTAACGCTTTTTCACCCGGTTCAGCTTTGACATCTGGAAACACTTTCTCTTCGTAGTCAACGAAAAAGTCTCCAACTTGATGGGCAGGAGCAGTAATTTCAGGCATGACGCTCTCCTCTGGTGAGTTTGCTGCTCAGATTAGTTGGGATTGAACCAAAGCTTTTGTAGTGCTGGATACGTTTTTTTTAGGTCTAACGATAGTGTTAGGCAGAGGGATCGATTCTCGTAATTCTGCCTGAAAATGATAAATTAACCTATCGATTTCGACAGTCTATGATCC
Coding sequences within it:
- a CDS encoding hypothetical protein (hypothetical protein ACCM5_29038;~similar to AA sequence:cyanobase_aa:LBDG_30400); this encodes MPEITAPAHQVGDFFVDYEEKVFPDVKAEPGEKALVTFHTVAFEGSIGFVNLLQATRLLRKGFETSILLYGPGVTLGVQRGFPKLGDSAFPGHQNFNDQLTKFMAEGGKVYACRFALQALYGHGEPSLTPGIRPINPLDVLDLVLMHRKDGAFILDTWTL